The DNA window CCAGTATCTTCAACAGATAGTATGGCATATTTATCTTCGGCCTTCACAGTTACAATTACATTACCATTAGGTTTATTGTAGCGAATAGCATTGTCACAAAGATTATATATAAGCTCTTCCATCATACTAGGATTAGCAAATATTTTACATGATTCGCCTACAACCTCCATAGATATTTTTTTCTTTTGAGCAGGCACTAATAGCATGTTTTTACATTCCTTAGCTATCTCTAACAAGTCTACCTGTTCAAGCTGTAGTTCTGCGCTAGTCTCATCTAACTCAGATAGCTTGATGATATCATTTATAAGCAATATTAGACGGGCAGCTTCATTGTGTATTTTTTTAGCAAAATCCTTTATATCTTCTTGCTTTGCTATGCCATTTTCTATTATTTCTGCATATCCAGAAATAGAAGTAAGAGGTGTTTTTAATTCATGAGATACATTTGCCGTAAATTCTCGTCTAATTTTTTCACTTTCCTTTTTTTCTGTGACATCTAACAAGATACACATAACGCCAATAATTTCATCCTTGTCATAGACAGGATTAGTAAAGACCTGTAGGCACTTGCCATTGATAAAAATGTCATCAGATATACTCTCACCTTTAACTGCATAGTTGATGCTGTTGTTTAAAGGCTCATTACGTGAAAGATACAAAATATTCTTACCTAAATAATCTATTTCCTTTGCAGAAAGCAGACGAATTGCACTATGATTAACAGATAAAATATTCTTATCAATACTTAGCAGTAAAAATCCCTCAGACATATTTTCCAATATCATTTGAATTTTATTTTTTTCCTGCTCTATATTCTCCATCTGCCTTATAATACGTATGTTTTGCATTTTAATTATTTTAGCAAAAGGAATCAGTTCATCATAGGCTAAATTGTTCTCTAGTGAGTCTATATTTTCTGCCATTTTTTCGATAGGATTAATGATTCGTTCAGTTAGGGCATTAGAAAGCAAAAGACATAGTAGAAATATAATCATTCCAATCCCTATGATGAGTGGAAAAACTCCTAGAAATAAAGCCAAAATGCTATGAGTCTGTCTTGAAACACGCAAAATGTTACCATCTTGCAATAGCATTGCATAATAAAAGGTATTATTTTCTAAGGTGTTAGAATAACGAACTGCTTCACCTGTACCTGTTTTTATAGCCTCAACAATTTCAGGACGATTACTATGATTATCCATTTGATTAGTATTAGCATCACTTTCATAAATAACCTTACCATCTGGATTAATAATGGTAATACGTATCTCTTGAGACTTAGTTTCATAAAATTGAATATTATGGCCAGAGAGAACATAGTTTTCTCCTAATAGTCCCGCATAAATTCTTAAATCTCTCTTAGTCTGCTGTTCAATAAGTCCATAGTATATCATCATAGTAAATATAGTAGTAAGCAAAATAGATATACCACCAACAAGATATAAATGAAAATTAATTTTTCTCCTCATATCAATCCCCTATTTTATATCCGACATTTCGTACAGTTTTTATTGCTTTTCCTCCTATTCCAAGCTTTTGACGCAGTGTTTTTATGTGCATATCTACAGTTCTGCTTTCTCCCTCAAATTCAAAGCCCCATACCTGCTCCATTATTCTATCTCTTGATAGAACAATTCCTTGATTATGAAGCAAGTATTTGAGCAGTTCAAACTCTTTAAAGGTTAGTTCGCAGTCTTTACCTTTAACTGTAACACGATGCCTTTCATCATCAAGAATAATATCTCCGAAACTCAAGACTCTAATATTATCTGATTGTCGAGCTCGTCGCAATAAAGCCTTAACACGAGAAATTAGTTCCATTACACCAAATGGCTTAGAAATATAGTCGTCAGCACCAGCATCCAACCCCTTTACCTTATCCAGCTCAGTAGTTTTAGCTGTAACCATAATTATTGGTATATTTTTTGTTCTTTCCTGATTACGTAGATTTCTTAAAATACTAATCCCATCTTCATCAGGCAACATAATATCTAGCAAAACAAGATCTGGCAACAGCTCTTTACATGCATTATAAAAATCAGAGCTATTTTCGAAGGATTTTACTATATAGCCACTGCTTTGCAATGCATAACTCTCTAATTCTCGTATGTTTTTATCATCTTCTACAATATAAATCATTATAATATCCTTTCGTTTTTATGTTTTCCTGTTATAGAAAAAGCAACCCATTCTGCAATATTTACTGCATGATCACCTATACGTTCAAAATACTTAGCAACCATTAATAGGTCTACTGCCTGTTCTCCACTTTCAGCATTTTCACGAATTAAAGCAATTAGTTCATTCTTTACAGTATTAAATAAATCATCTACAACATCATCATAATCTTCAACTTCATAGGCTAATACTAAATCACGTGCTACGAAAGCATCAATACTGTCCTTTACCATTTTTGTAGTAGCTTGAGCCATTTGGTGAACATGTTCAAGATTTTTAATGTACTCCTTGTCCTTCAATCTAAGCGTGATTTCTGAAATATCTGAAGCATGGTCGCCTATACGCTCCATATCAGTTATCATTTTTAGTGCAGTGGAAACCAAGCGCAAATCTGATGCTACTGGCTGCTGCTGTAATAATATCTTTAAGCATCTGCTTTCGATTTCCTTCTCTTTTTCATCTATTATTTCATCAAAATTAATTGCTTCCTTTGCCAAAATCTCATCCTTATTAATCAATGCTTCAACTGCTTTTTTAATTGCATTTTCAATGAGTAAACCCATTTCTATTAGCTCTGTGTTTAGTAATTCCAATTCTCTATCAAATCTATTACGCATAACTTTTAACCAAACCTCCCTGTAATATAGTCTTCAGTACGTTTATCCCTTGGCATAGAAAATAATTCCTCAGTAACACCATATTCAATTATCTCTCCAAGCAGAAAGAAAGCTGTTTTATCTGATACCCTAGCTGCCTGCTGCATATTATGCGTAACCATAATAATAGTATAATCATTTTTTAATTCAAGTACAAGGTCTTCAATCTTTGAGGTTGAAATAGGATCTAGGGCTGAGGTAGGCTCATCCATGAGCAGAACCTCTGGGTGGATTGCTAAAGCTCTTGCTATACAAAGCCTTTGCTGCTGTCCACCTGATAAGTCTAGAGCGTTCTTTTTTAATCTGTCTTTGACTTCATCCCATATTGCTGCGCTTTTTAAAGAGGTTTCCACAATTTCGTCTAGCTTCATTTTCGAACGAATTCCATGAGTTCTTGGTCCAAAGGCAATATTGTCATATACACTCATAGGAAAAAGATTAGGTTTTTGAAATACCATACCGACACGCTTACGAAGTTGGTTAATATCTATATCTCCATAAATATTTTCTCCATCAAGAAGTACTTCTCCTGTAATTTTGCAATTTTCTACCAAATCATTCATACGATTAAGAGTTTTTAGTAAAGTAGATTTACCACATCCTGATGGACCGATGAAAGCAGTAATTTCGTTGCTCTGTATTGTCAGATTTACACCTTTAAGTCCCATAAATTCCCCATAATAGAGTTTCAAATCATTTATTTTAAATTTATCTTTCATAGCTGTTATCCTTTCACTATTTTTTTCGCCACGTATGCTGAAAGCCAGTTGATAAATAAAACTATAATAAGTAATACTACAGCTGTAGCATACGCCTTATCAGTATGCAATCCTTCGCTAGAAAGTGCGTACATATGAATGGCAAGGGTCCGTCCTGAGGAAAGTAAATTTGATGGTATTTCAGCTACAGTACCTGCCGTATACATTAGTGCCGCTGTTTCTCCAACAATTCTCCCAATGGCAAGAATAATTCCTGCCAATATTCCAGGAAGAGCAGATGGCAGCACGATTCTAAATACAGTTCTTAATTTTCCAGCACCCAGACCATAGCTACCTTCACGAAATGAATCAGGTACTGCTTTTAATGCTTCTTCAGTAGTACGCATAATTAGTGGCAATATCATAATAGCAAGGGTAAAGGCACCAGCCAGCAATGAAAAACCCCATCCAAGTGTTGTTACAAAAAATAGCAATCCAAATAATCCATATACTATAGAAGGTATACCCGAAAGGGTTTCTGTAGTTAATCGGACTATTCTAGTAATTCTGTTGCCACGTTTAGCATACTCTATCAAATAAATTGCTGAAAAGATTCCTAATGGAACTGCTATAAGCAATGACAGCACAACCATAATTATGGTATTTATTATAGCTGGCATAAGAGAAACATTTTCTGTAGTATATTTCCACGAAAAAAGATCAAGGGAAATATGTGGAACACCTTTAATTAACATATAACCAATTAGAAATAATAGGATTGTAAAAGTCAGAATAGCTGATATTGTCACCATCAAAAACAGTATCATAGATAATGGGTTTTTCTTATATGCCTTTACCTGACTCTTAAAAGTCTGTTTGTTAATATGCTCCATTATATTTTCCTCCTTGTTAGCATCGAAAAAATAAAATTGATGATGAGAATAAATGCGAACAGCACTACTGCTGTAGCAATAAGTGCTCCTCGATGCAAATCGGCCGCATAACCCATTTCTATAACAATATTAGCTGTTAAGGTTCTAATACCCTTCAATAATCCTGCTGGCATTCTCGCTTGATTTCCTGCTACCATAATTACAGCCATAGTCTCACCGATTGCCCTTCCAATTCCAAGCACTATACTTGCAATTATTCCTGATTTTGCAGCAGGTAGAGTCGCGAA is part of the Proteiniborus sp. MB09-C3 genome and encodes:
- a CDS encoding ATP-binding protein → MRRKINFHLYLVGGISILLTTIFTMMIYYGLIEQQTKRDLRIYAGLLGENYVLSGHNIQFYETKSQEIRITIINPDGKVIYESDANTNQMDNHSNRPEIVEAIKTGTGEAVRYSNTLENNTFYYAMLLQDGNILRVSRQTHSILALFLGVFPLIIGIGMIIFLLCLLLSNALTERIINPIEKMAENIDSLENNLAYDELIPFAKIIKMQNIRIIRQMENIEQEKNKIQMILENMSEGFLLLSIDKNILSVNHSAIRLLSAKEIDYLGKNILYLSRNEPLNNSINYAVKGESISDDIFINGKCLQVFTNPVYDKDEIIGVMCILLDVTEKKESEKIRREFTANVSHELKTPLTSISGYAEIIENGIAKQEDIKDFAKKIHNEAARLILLINDIIKLSELDETSAELQLEQVDLLEIAKECKNMLLVPAQKKKISMEVVGESCKIFANPSMMEELIYNLCDNAIRYNKPNGNVIVTVKAEDKYAILSVEDTGIGIPEKYQNRIFERFYRVDKSRIKSTGGTGLGLSIVKHIVQRHNAKISLSSTVNVGTKITVKFTT
- a CDS encoding response regulator transcription factor → MIYIVEDDKNIRELESYALQSSGYIVKSFENSSDFYNACKELLPDLVLLDIMLPDEDGISILRNLRNQERTKNIPIIMVTAKTTELDKVKGLDAGADDYISKPFGVMELISRVKALLRRARQSDNIRVLSFGDIILDDERHRVTVKGKDCELTFKEFELLKYLLHNQGIVLSRDRIMEQVWGFEFEGESRTVDMHIKTLRQKLGIGGKAIKTVRNVGYKIGD
- the phoU gene encoding phosphate signaling complex protein PhoU — translated: MRNRFDRELELLNTELIEMGLLIENAIKKAVEALINKDEILAKEAINFDEIIDEKEKEIESRCLKILLQQQPVASDLRLVSTALKMITDMERIGDHASDISEITLRLKDKEYIKNLEHVHQMAQATTKMVKDSIDAFVARDLVLAYEVEDYDDVVDDLFNTVKNELIALIRENAESGEQAVDLLMVAKYFERIGDHAVNIAEWVAFSITGKHKNERIL
- the pstB gene encoding phosphate ABC transporter ATP-binding protein PstB, whose product is MKDKFKINDLKLYYGEFMGLKGVNLTIQSNEITAFIGPSGCGKSTLLKTLNRMNDLVENCKITGEVLLDGENIYGDIDINQLRKRVGMVFQKPNLFPMSVYDNIAFGPRTHGIRSKMKLDEIVETSLKSAAIWDEVKDRLKKNALDLSGGQQQRLCIARALAIHPEVLLMDEPTSALDPISTSKIEDLVLELKNDYTIIMVTHNMQQAARVSDKTAFFLLGEIIEYGVTEELFSMPRDKRTEDYITGRFG
- the pstA gene encoding phosphate ABC transporter permease PstA, giving the protein MEHINKQTFKSQVKAYKKNPLSMILFLMVTISAILTFTILLFLIGYMLIKGVPHISLDLFSWKYTTENVSLMPAIINTIIMVVLSLLIAVPLGIFSAIYLIEYAKRGNRITRIVRLTTETLSGIPSIVYGLFGLLFFVTTLGWGFSLLAGAFTLAIMILPLIMRTTEEALKAVPDSFREGSYGLGAGKLRTVFRIVLPSALPGILAGIILAIGRIVGETAALMYTAGTVAEIPSNLLSSGRTLAIHMYALSSEGLHTDKAYATAVVLLIIVLFINWLSAYVAKKIVKG